The Terriglobus sp. TAA 43 sequence CTGCCGCCGCGAATATTCCAGGAGGACCACCTCGATGCCCCTGCTGCACGACGACCGCCTTTTTCCGGCAGATCCAACCACTCGTTCCATTGCGCAACGCTTGTTTGCGACGGTGCGCGATCTGCCGATCGTAAGCCCGCATGGACACACGCAGGCCGGTTGGTTCGCCACGAATGATGCCTTTCCTGATCCGTCGAAGCTGTTTATTCAGCCGGATCACTATGTCCACCGCATGCTGTACAGCCAGGGCGTGAAGCTGGAAGACCTGGAGATTGGCAAGGCGGTCATTGAGAATCCTCGCAAGGTTTGGAAGATTTTCGCGGACCACTACTATCTGTTTCGCGGAACGCCTTCGCGCCTTTGGCTGGACTATGCGTTTCAGGAGCAGTTCGGTCTGACGGAGCGCCTGTCTTCAAAGACGGCGGACCTGTATTACGACACCATTGCTGAGAAGCTGCAGACGCCGGAGTTCCGCCCCCGTGCGTTGTTTGAGAGCTTCAAGATTGATGTGCTGGCGACGACTGACTCTGCGATTGATCCGCTGACGGATATTCAGACGTTGCGCAAGGGTGATTGGAAGGGACGCATTGTCCCCACGTTCCGTCCGGATTCGGTTGTTGATCCTGAGTTTGCGGGCTTCCGCGAGAACATTGCGAAGCTGGGTGAGATTACTGGCGAGAACACCGAGACGTGGGAAGGCTATTTGAATGCCCTGCGCAATCGTCGTGCGTTCTTCAAATCGCTGGGAGCGACGGCTACCGATCATGGGCATCCGACGGCGCGCACTGCCGACCTTGATCCGGAAGAGTGCGCG is a genomic window containing:
- the uxaC gene encoding glucuronate isomerase, whose translation is MPLLHDDRLFPADPTTRSIAQRLFATVRDLPIVSPHGHTQAGWFATNDAFPDPSKLFIQPDHYVHRMLYSQGVKLEDLEIGKAVIENPRKVWKIFADHYYLFRGTPSRLWLDYAFQEQFGLTERLSSKTADLYYDTIAEKLQTPEFRPRALFESFKIDVLATTDSAIDPLTDIQTLRKGDWKGRIVPTFRPDSVVDPEFAGFRENIAKLGEITGENTETWEGYLNALRNRRAFFKSLGATATDHGHPTARTADLDPEECAQLFDVILSGEADEDDEEVFRAQMLTEMARMSVEDGLVMQIHPGSMRNHNQILFEKFGRDMGADIPTATDYVHALQPMLDLFGNEANLTVILFTLDETAFSRELAPLAGHYPALRLGPPWWFHDSPEGMMRFRETATETAGFYNTVGFNDDTRAFLSIPARHDVARRIDCAFLARLVAEHRIEEDEAFELAQDLTVNLVKKAYRL